The sequence below is a genomic window from Sulfuracidifex metallicus DSM 6482 = JCM 9184.
GATCTAGATTATCTATCCCAACTATTCCTAGCACGTATTTTCCTACGTTGTAAGGAAGTGATGGTGTAACATTATTTGTGTAATAATAGAAAGGCCCTATGTTAGTGAATCCCACCAAACCATACCAATAGAGATTTTGATACGGATAATAGTAAACATTTATGTAAGTATTGAAAGCATGTTCGATTTCACCCACTGTACCGTTAAAGGTGAGTATTAGACCGTAATCGCCGGTTTCAACTATTCCGTATGATTGCAGATACTTAACTAGAGCTTCCTTATATGATTGAGATGGATAATATTCCGATCTAAATTCTCCAGGAGATAAGTAATTAGCTTTATGCTGAATTATCTGATTTGTAATAGATATTAACGAGGAATATTGAGTAAAATTTAGAAGAATTGCAAAAGGAATGCTGTAGTTTGAAGGAAGTGGCTCTACAAACTGTGAACCAGGGACGATTGAGTACTTAGGTGAGCTGGTAGTAATATAGTAATAGCTTGTTGATTGACTGGATGCGATTCCCATCACTTGAAACGAAGAAAAAAGGAAAATGGCAAACACGAAGAAAGCTACTAGTTTCTTCATTAACTTTTTAATATCATTAACCTTTTATAAGCATTCCTATGAATTATTTTCTATAATAAAATAAAAAGGACGTTTTTTCATGATAAGAGATAGATAGATGTTAGTTTTTCATATTATAACTTTTTCCTAACTAACTCAACGTGCTAGACGTAAAAAGAGATTAGCATACCACTTTTAATTAATATAAAAGATTAAAATATAGTCATAAAAAATATCGTTAAGATTAAACTATTTATAACGAAGGAAATTTATAGAAAAATTATCGAGAAAATATATAATTTATTTAAAAGAATAAACTAAAATACTGTTATTTAGAATTTTATATTAAGATTAATATAAAATATAATATTATTTATAATTAGCTAAATCTAGTTTTTATTTTAAATATATAATCTAAATAATTTATCAAACATGTAAATATTTGTACCTTCTCAATTCAATTTAATAAGTTTATTAATCTATCCTCCATAATATCCTTACATATCTATACATGATTCGTCTATTATTTGTTAAATTCAAGGTTATTTTCCTTTTTCCCACCTTGATTTTAAAGGATAAGATTCGGCTTATTTTTTCTCTTTTAAAAAAAAACATAATTATATGCTAAATAGTTAAAACTAAGTCTCGATACCTTTTATCTATGACATAGCCCTAGTCCAAGAATCACATAAACCGTTAAATTTCAGCGTTATAAATCACTAGTTCAGGTTGAACATTAATAAAAAGTTCAGTGAATTTGCTTTTATATTAAGACCTATTGACATTATTCATGAGAATAAATAAAAGAGTGCTGGGCTCAATTTTCCTTTTTATAATAGTTATAATATCGCTTTTTATACTATATTCTATGCTAATTCACGGTGGAAAAGAAAGTAGTATAGGAGAAAGTCCCTCTGGTTCTACGGTAAGCGGAAACTACACTTATCTAGCATCGTTCCTGATATCTCATGATTTCGTAAGTTACGTTTCTTATAATCATGAGAATTTGTCGCAGCTATTGAGTACTCCAAGAATCGGAATAGAAACTACAATGGCCATGGAACAAGCTCCACTTTTAGCTGATACACATGTCTATGCAATAATATTTTAAGGTCTATTTCGTCGAGTTCCATTTTCTACCATATTACTTATTTCTCTAGTTCTTAAGGTTTAGTCATGAGAAAATGATGGCGGTAACTACCGTAAAAGAAATCTATTTTTCTGGATTATGGTTACCGAAAATAATTAAAACTTTATAACAGAGCGTGTTATTTATTAAACATAATCGAAGAAGGGAAGATGATGATTTAAGTTTCATAATTGAACTACATCTCAACTTAACAGCCTTTGGATTCATTATATAGTCTAAAGTTTAATTTTGTCTTCTCTCCATAACATTATCATTTACTGACGTACTTTAATGAAGGAAGTTGGCTAGACTGTATGTTCATACTAATAGATTAACGTTATTGGTATTTTCAAGTCGATTTTTATACCCAGTCATATGTGTTAAAATACATGCTAATTGAGAATGTGACTTTCGTAAGCGACAGAAAGCAACATTCCGTTTACGTGAACTCTGAAGGTATAGTTGAATGTATAGATTGCAGGAGAAAAGACGGATCAATTATTGATGCAAGGGGTAGACTTCTAATTCCGCCTTTTATCAACTCGCATTCCCATCTTGGATATGCAATGACTCTGGGATATGGAAGGAAGAACGAGACGGGAACTCTGCTAGATGCAGTTCAAATCCTGAGAGAGGACGTTTTACCCAAAATAACGGAGGAGGACTTAAGGAGCAGGATGGAGAGAATTGAAAGGGATCTTTTCCTCAGTTGAATACTGTTTGTTAGGACTCATGAGCCCCTGATAAATGATATAGCGTTTAAAATGCTAAGAATAAGGAGTAATCCTTTAGTTGAGATGCAAGTAGTGGCTTTTCCTACTCCTTCCCTTTTCTTTGAGGATAACGAGGAGAAGCTAGAATTGGCTCTCAAGCATGGGGCTGAGGTAGTAGGAATGTTGCCTCATCACGAGGATACATATGAAGAAGGGATCAGGCCGATTAAGATTGTAATGGATCTTGCAACGAGATACGACAAGTTGGTTGATGGCCATGTGGACGAAATAGACGACCCAGAGTCTGATTTTGCTCACTACATGATAGAAGAGGCTAAGAAAAGGAAATGGGGGATCTAAAACTGCCCTGAGTCATATAACATCTACCCATTATCAGGGGGCAAGCTTCTTCAACTTAGTGAATAAACTTAGGGAGACCGAAGTATCCATTGTAGTTAATCCAGAAACAAACCTTTATCTCCAAGGTAGATATGCTAATATCAATATCCCTAGAGGAATGGCTAGAGTTAACTATCTCCTTAAACATGGGGTAAACGTATCTTTAGGTAGTGACAATGTAAGTGATGTAGTATATCCTTTAGGAACATTTAACATGATAAGGGTGATGGAAATATGTAGAACAGCAGAATGGAACTGTCCCCTAAAAGTGGTCACTGAGAACGGTTTCAGAACAATAAATGTAAATCCGCCAGTAATCAAGGAGGGGGAAAAAGCCCAACTAGTAGTATTAAGGCATGATGGAAGCTCGTTGCATTATATGCCACTACTTGTACTGAATGGTAGAAACTACGTTATAAATAATATAAAACCTGAAATCGGTACTGTAGACTGAAAAGTTAACTTTTCCTAAATTTATATAGACAATATTATATAGATACAGTGATTGAAATAAAAATAATTTATTAATGATCATAAGAAAAGAAATATCTTAGTGTATTCTAGTTATCCCTTTCTATAAATGTAATATTATCTCTAATTTATTCTTAGTTCTACCAATTTCTGGGCATCATCGGATAATAACCACTCTAAACCTCTTTTATAATCGTCGAATTCCTTTGCCTCAAAACCGTAACTTGATGCTAATTTCCACGGGGAAGTCTCGGGAGATAGAATATCATCTTTAAGGCCTGACCAACCCCTTAGTGAGTTATAACCGCTATTATTTATTACAAGAACCTTCATTCTTCCTCCATATTTCTGTGCGCTCCATAGAGCTTGGAAGCTGTAGTTGAAACTACCATCTCCTATTACTACTAATGCACTTCCGCCTGCAGAAGCATAACCAAACGCTGCTGGAATGGCCCATCCTATAAATCCAGCTCTATTAGAAAACAACGAGTTCCTCCTATACCCTAAAGACGCTCTTAATGCCTCCCTATATGATGGGGCTTCATCAAATACTGCATATCTTTGGGATACTCCACTGAGTTCTTGGAATATTTTATCCACTGGACTGGGTTTCCTTTCCACCTTCTTTCCTACGAACTTATGCTGAGAAATATGAATGGATGCTAACTTTAAGAACTGTTTTGGATTACATACAAATGTATCCCAAGGTCTCTTACTAGCTTCCATCCAGTCTTGAGTTATTTGAACGACTTCCTTTCCCTTTAAGATCT
It includes:
- a CDS encoding protease pro-enzyme activation domain-containing protein; translation: MKKLVAFFVFAIFLFSSFQVMGIASSQSTSYYYITTSSPKYSIVPGSQFVEPLPSNYSIPFAILLNFTQYSSLISITNQIIQHKANYLSPGEFRSEYYPSQSYKEALVKYLQSYGIVETGDYGLILTFNGTVGEIEHAFNTYINVYYYPYQNLYWYGLVGFTNIGPFYYYTNNVTPSLPYNVGKYVLGIVGIDNLDPHVYPAIETSWEASMTHQAQSPGIISNVIVTPSVVASYFNFTKLYERGFLGKGVSIAIEGQPEGYINESDIYAFWNEYAIVPHTGKLNVISLGNVAISQSGENELDAEWSGTFAPASNIYVVFSNGYVGGAFISW
- a CDS encoding amidohydrolase family protein, producing MTSTHYQGASFFNLVNKLRETEVSIVVNPETNLYLQGRYANINIPRGMARVNYLLKHGVNVSLGSDNVSDVVYPLGTFNMIRVMEICRTAEWNCPLKVVTENGFRTINVNPPVIKEGEKAQLVVLRHDGSSLHYMPLLVLNGRNYVINNIKPEIGTVD